A region of the Nitrospirota bacterium genome:
TCATTTGCGCAAACAGATAAACCTGAAAACTCAGGCAACCATATTATAGATTATAGCTGAATTTTATGTCCGGGTTTGTCAATTTCAGATTGCAGGATTATGCAGAGCATGGTCCCGGCTTAATATTGTATGATATTTAAAAATAATCTTCCTGAGGCCGACAAAGAATGCAAGATAGCCAACACTCCAAGAACAGTAGAGAGCATCTGTTTCTGCGAGACCATCTCGCCGCTCAAAGAACAACCCTTGCCAATGAAAGGACTTTCCTTTCATATGTCCGGACTGCGTTAACCCTCCTGGTTGCCGGAGTATCTTTTATCAAGTTCTTCGGCTCTGTTGTGATTCAGGTGCTTGGATGGATACTGATCCCGCTGGGACTCTTCACTCTTGTAAAAGGGGTTATAAGTTTTAGAAGGATGGCCCGGAGAATAGAGGAAGAGGAGAAGTGATTTTCCGGGAGTTTCTGACTGACTATCCGGTATTTTTTATCTGTTCTAATATCATGCCTTGCGGTCCATTTCCATCTTTGAGTGCAGAAAGAGTTTAAGGTGACGGAAGAATAATACCAGGACCAAGAAACTTAATCCCATCCAGGCCCATCTGAACCAGCCGTGAAGAACATGTACAAAGGTTTCCCCCAGAACATACCCGATCGTAAAAACAACCAGAGCCCATAACATACAGTTTAAAGCCTCGTAGAGCATAAACCGCGCAAAAGACAACTTTGTAATGCCAAGGCCCATGGCCCCGATTACGCGCATGCCATAGAGATACTGGAGTATGAAAATGGCAGCTTTGGGGTGATTAAGTACAATCCTGTTTACCTCTTCAATCCGGGGGCCAAGTCTTTTAAGTCGTGGTAAAATATATCCGGAGCCGAATTTCCTGCCGATAAAAAACCAGAATACATGGCCGGTCCATGCCCCCAGTGAAGCGCTCATCCAGACACTTACAGGATTAAGCAGTCCATCTCCAGCAAGAATCGCAGCTGTTACGAGGACAAGTTCACCCTCCAGAAAGGTGCCTGCAAAGACAGAGAGGATGCCGTATTTTTTGATAATAATCAGAAGATTGGCGGTAATCAAGCCTTGAACCGAGCCTCCTTCTTTAAATCAAGAGACATATTGATTATGCCTTCACTACTGCTCACTTCCTGAAATCCGAGGCTTTTCCAGAATGATAGTGCTATATGGTTGTCTGCTTCAACCCTGGCTGATATCTCCTTGATAACGTCGTGTCTTTTCAGGTTCTGCGCAAGAAGTTTAAACGCCATGGTTCCATACCCATGACGTCTTAATCTGTTTTCAAATATCATGAGTGTTATTTCAGCCGACTTGCCAAGTCTCATGTTGTACAGAGCGACAAACCCCAGAGGCATTGACTCAATCTCTATACAGAAGGAGCAGGTGAATCTCCTTTTTATCCACCACCACAGAAAAAACCATGATAAATATGCCGGCTTCCTCCACTCTTCTCTCTTTAAGCCAACCTCATTCCGTAACCACTTGCTTAAGGCCGGGGCATCAAGTATCCTTAAAGGTCTCAACCTTAGCTTGTTTCCCACCATGTTTCTCGGCATCCTGGCCCAGAGCATTTAACCGGCCTGATATACTTGCACACTTATCTGTGGAACCAGTTTCAGAAAGTCCTCCTTATGGCACAATGCCGTTCCGGGTTTCAATGTTGTGGCGGTTCCGGCAGCCACTGCATAGGTGAGGGCATCTTTTACAGTCTCACCCCTGGACAGTCCGTAGACAAAGCCGGCTATTGCGGAATCACCGGCGCCGATCGTGTTCTCCACTTTCACCTTGGGAGGAGTAGCCAGGTATTGCTCTTTTTCCCCGACCAGGAGAATTCCGTCAGCTCCCATGGAAACAAGGACAATGCCGATTCCCAGATTACGCAGATCGTTTGCAGCGCTGAGGATCTCGTCTTTTTTGTGCAGCTTCCGTCCCACCAACCGGCTGAGTTCGTGCATGTTGGGCTTTATAACGTTGGGAAGGCCGTTGATTCCCACCCTCAGGGCATCTCCGTCGGTATCAAGTATAACCATGGCCCCTCTGCCTCTGAATATCTCAATGATTTTGCGGTAGATTTCGGGATTAACCCCGGGAGGGAGGCTTCCGCTGATGGCAACTATTTCAGGGTCTTCAACCTTTTCAACCTTGTGGATCATCTGCATCACTTCATAGGGCTTGATTTCCGGTCCCCTGGCATTGAAGACGGTCTGATTTCCCGTGCTTGTCTCATTGACAATGATATTGGTGCGTGTTTCTCCTGATATCCTGACAAAATCACACGCAATCCCCTCGTTGAGCAACCGTCCTTCCAGTTCTTCTCCTGCAAACCCACCGACAAAACCAAGGGCCTTGTTAACGACCTCAAGGCTTGTTAACACCCTCGATACATCAATGCCCTTCCCCCCTGCATACCGCTCTTCCTTTTTAATCCGGTTGGAATCATCCGGCCGTATTTTTTCAATCCACAGTGTCCTGTCCATAGCTGGATTAAGAGTAATCGTATAAATCATGTCAGCTCCTTTTTAATATGCCCGTGCCGGAATTATATCCCGGCTGGCTTCTGTTTGTTGTGTGTAAAGCAGGCAGCCATATATCATGACTTTACCACCATTTTCTGAACCCGCTCTCCGGAGTCCAGATGCTCTCTCGTCAAGTTGTAACAAAACTAATTTTAACGTCTTGTTCATATCATATCGTTTCCAATGACCATTTGTCTCTATTTTATTTCTGTATAATTATTATACAGAAATGCAGAACTCCTCAGTAAACATAAGCTGCGCTGCTTAGCTGGCGACGGCTGAGTTTAATGTTGTGTGTTTGTATTTTTCATCCCTGCGAGGTATCATAAATATGAGGCTATAAAATAAAACCACAAAAGGAGTTAATGCAAATGGGAACAACCAATATTAAAGAAGAAGCACGGCGATTAATAGATAAGCTACCAGAAGAATCAACATGGGATGATCTAATGCATGAAATTTATGTTCGCCAGGTAGTTGAATCGGGTCTTGAAGACAGCAAGGCAGGACGCACTACTGATGTTGAGCAGGTTCGTGAAAAGTTTGGCCTAACCAGGTGAAGGTTCACTGGACAGATACAGCGATAGACTGCCTTACAGCAATTCATGATTATATTGCTAA
Encoded here:
- a CDS encoding DUF202 domain-containing protein translates to MQDSQHSKNSREHLFLRDHLAAQRTTLANERTFLSYVRTALTLLVAGVSFIKFFGSVVIQVLGWILIPLGLFTLVKGVISFRRMARRIEEEEK
- a CDS encoding DedA family protein, with amino-acid sequence MITANLLIIIKKYGILSVFAGTFLEGELVLVTAAILAGDGLLNPVSVWMSASLGAWTGHVFWFFIGRKFGSGYILPRLKRLGPRIEEVNRIVLNHPKAAIFILQYLYGMRVIGAMGLGITKLSFARFMLYEALNCMLWALVVFTIGYVLGETFVHVLHGWFRWAWMGLSFLVLVLFFRHLKLFLHSKMEMDRKA
- a CDS encoding GNAT family N-acetyltransferase, coding for MLWARMPRNMVGNKLRLRPLRILDAPALSKWLRNEVGLKREEWRKPAYLSWFFLWWWIKRRFTCSFCIEIESMPLGFVALYNMRLGKSAEITLMIFENRLRRHGYGTMAFKLLAQNLKRHDVIKEISARVEADNHIALSFWKSLGFQEVSSSEGIINMSLDLKKEARFKA
- the pfkB gene encoding 1-phosphofructokinase; this encodes MIYTITLNPAMDRTLWIEKIRPDDSNRIKKEERYAGGKGIDVSRVLTSLEVVNKALGFVGGFAGEELEGRLLNEGIACDFVRISGETRTNIIVNETSTGNQTVFNARGPEIKPYEVMQMIHKVEKVEDPEIVAISGSLPPGVNPEIYRKIIEIFRGRGAMVILDTDGDALRVGINGLPNVIKPNMHELSRLVGRKLHKKDEILSAANDLRNLGIGIVLVSMGADGILLVGEKEQYLATPPKVKVENTIGAGDSAIAGFVYGLSRGETVKDALTYAVAAGTATTLKPGTALCHKEDFLKLVPQISVQVYQAG